The DNA region CACCGAGCGGGGAGCCAAGGGCCGGGCGGCGGGGATGCGCACCCACATCATCGTGTGCATCGGCGCGGCCATGACGGCCCTGGTGGGGCTTTACACCACGGATGTCCTGGGGCAGAGCTCCGACCCCATGCGCCTGAGCGCCCAGGTCATTTCGGGCATAGGCTTTTTGGGCGGCGGCATGATCCTCATCCGGGGCCGGCACCGCATCACGGGGCTGACCACGGCGGCGGGCCTGTGGACCACGGCGGCCATCGGCCTGGCGGCGGGTGTGGGGTTTTACACCGGAGCCATTGCCGCCTCGGCCCTGCTGCTGCTTACCAATATTCTCCTGCCCCATATTGAGCGGGAGAAGAGTCTCACCCGGGATGTGATCTACGCGGAGGTGGACCGAGAGGGCTGCATCAATGAATTTTTGGAGCTGATGAAGGCCCGGTACGCCATCG from Vescimonas fastidiosa includes:
- a CDS encoding MgtC/SapB family protein translates to MAHFLTLLQENNLLSTVLRLLLAAVLGGLIGTERGAKGRAAGMRTHIIVCIGAAMTALVGLYTTDVLGQSSDPMRLSAQVISGIGFLGGGMILIRGRHRITGLTTAAGLWTTAAIGLAAGVGFYTGAIAASALLLLTNILLPHIEREKSLTRDVIYAEVDREGCINEFLELMKARYAIDSVRVVAARSNLPGHIGLELDVPAASKIKTEDIYKQIRELPYVAFAMEQTD